A genomic stretch from Zeimonas sediminis includes:
- a CDS encoding sulfite oxidase, with the protein MSTEDRIVPTEDGPVNIVRRHWLAAGAAGAAAGLSGWAPASLAQGQAAKPLPPVASFKKADAMIVHSANGVETRRDAFGTSGITDTDRLFLRNNLAAPNASIVENPDAWKIQIEGVTSPATLTVEDLKRMGLATVAMVLQCSGNGRAFFKHKASGSQWAVGAAGNVLWSGVPVKDVVAALGGVREGMRYMTSTGGETIPPGLDRNRVIVERSVPWTAMEDAILAWELNGAPLPLAHGGPLRVIIPGYYGVNNVKYVNRLAFTVDETSANIQKSGYRVRDIGKKGDPTQPSMWEMNLKSFVTHPSANGEKLRAGLVQVTGVAFSGGSPVRNVEVSVDGGKTWLAAQFVGPHMGRYAWRQFVAQVNLPAGQYTITSRAIAADGSTQPELRVENERGYAHNGWRDHALTVTVA; encoded by the coding sequence ATGAGCACCGAAGACAGGATCGTGCCGACCGAAGACGGACCGGTGAACATCGTACGTCGCCACTGGTTGGCGGCCGGCGCGGCCGGCGCCGCAGCCGGCCTGAGCGGCTGGGCCCCTGCCAGCCTGGCGCAGGGCCAGGCCGCCAAGCCGTTGCCGCCCGTTGCGTCGTTCAAGAAGGCCGACGCGATGATCGTGCACAGCGCGAACGGCGTGGAGACCCGGCGCGACGCGTTCGGCACGAGCGGCATCACCGACACCGACCGGCTGTTCCTTCGCAACAACCTCGCCGCGCCGAACGCTTCGATCGTCGAGAACCCCGACGCCTGGAAGATCCAGATCGAAGGCGTCACCAGCCCTGCCACGCTCACGGTGGAAGACCTCAAGCGGATGGGCCTGGCCACCGTGGCGATGGTGCTGCAGTGCTCCGGCAACGGCCGGGCCTTCTTCAAGCACAAGGCCTCGGGCTCGCAGTGGGCGGTCGGCGCGGCCGGCAACGTGCTGTGGAGCGGCGTGCCGGTCAAGGACGTCGTCGCGGCGCTGGGCGGCGTGCGCGAAGGCATGCGCTACATGACCAGCACCGGCGGCGAAACGATCCCGCCCGGCCTGGACCGGAACCGCGTCATCGTCGAGCGCTCGGTTCCCTGGACCGCGATGGAAGACGCGATCCTGGCGTGGGAGTTGAACGGTGCGCCGCTGCCGCTGGCGCACGGCGGCCCGCTGCGGGTGATCATTCCCGGCTACTACGGCGTGAACAACGTCAAGTACGTGAACCGGCTGGCGTTCACCGTCGACGAAACGTCGGCGAACATCCAGAAGTCGGGCTATCGCGTCCGCGACATCGGCAAGAAGGGCGACCCCACGCAGCCGTCGATGTGGGAGATGAACCTCAAGTCCTTCGTCACCCATCCGTCGGCGAACGGCGAAAAGCTGCGCGCCGGCCTGGTGCAGGTGACAGGCGTGGCCTTCTCCGGAGGCAGCCCGGTCAGGAACGTCGAGGTTTCGGTCGACGGCGGCAAGACCTGGCTGGCCGCGCAGTTCGTCGGCCCGCACATGGGTCGCTACGCGTGGCGCCAGTTCGTGGCGCAGGTGAACCTGCCGGCCGGCCAGTACACGATCACCAGCCGGGCGATCGCCGCCGACGGCAGCACGCAGCCCGAGCTGCGGGTCGAGAACGAGCGCGGCTACGCGCACAACGGCTGGCGCGATCACGCCCTGACGGTGACCGTGGCATGA
- a CDS encoding c-type cytochrome has protein sequence MKSVTGILPAVLLALPVLAGANDLGKEVFTAKATPPCAVCHTLAAAGATGEVGPSLDELKPSKTQILEAVRTGVGVMPRYTGLLTEEQIQAVAEFVHKATGGN, from the coding sequence ATGAAGTCGGTGACGGGGATCCTGCCGGCAGTGCTGCTGGCCCTTCCGGTCCTCGCCGGCGCGAACGACCTGGGCAAGGAAGTGTTCACCGCCAAGGCCACGCCGCCTTGCGCGGTGTGCCACACGCTGGCGGCTGCCGGCGCCACCGGCGAGGTCGGCCCTTCGCTGGACGAGCTCAAGCCCTCGAAGACGCAGATCCTCGAGGCGGTCAGGACCGGCGTCGGCGTGATGCCGCGCTACACCGGTCTGCTGACCGAGGAGCAGATCCAGGCGGTCGCCGAGTTCGTCCACAAGGCGACCGGCGGGAACTGA